In one window of Maribacter sp. BPC-D8 DNA:
- a CDS encoding UvrD-helicase domain-containing protein, with translation MSRNSFTIYNASAGSGKTYALAKVYLKIILASPQNFRKILAITFTNKAVNEMKHRILNSLFEFSKITSIEDANPLFNDILNETSYTFEELPALSKLRLKQILHNYAFFDISTIDKFTHRLIRTFAKDLKIPQNFEVVLDVDLLLQEAVERVISKAGEDPEFTKVLLDFAIEKIEDDRSWDIGFDLLKIGKLIFDENNAEHLKHLQEIELGDFLKLQTHLKKETKNLEKKIVALATAALDVITSSGLDLKDFPRETLPNHFKKIVAENFTPTQLYNNKLEDNLIEGKIVKATVKNAPAELAPQLLHHYQAIKQLIYKRGLYANINRNIIPFALLNAIQKELKIIQEEKDQLSISEFNTLIAKEVKDQPAPFIYERLGEKYRHYFIDEFQDTSQMQWENLIPLIGSAMEGEDELGSIGSLFLVGDPKQAIYRWRGGKAEQFLELATHQAHPFTIQSDLVTLPKNYRSYAEIINFNNNFFQSISPFLENDIYQEFFKIGNTQETNQKEGGYVNISLLEEDTDEEYAANTLATIQQCLSQGYTYSDICIIIRKKKHGLLLADFLMQHKIPVVSSDSLLLSESAKAIFLVQLIRYMVQPTELEIQYEILNFLSDGKKDKHAYIYENLGKLNTHLFETYGFDASKLRQASVFDGLAYAIKTFDLIPTSDAHLSAFMDLVFDVEQKYGSDMQSFLDYWDKKGNSASISTPENIESVQIMTIHKSKGLEFPVVIFPYANSNVYEEIDPKLWLPVSKEEFLGFSEVLINKKQEVQEYGEIESLLYEIDHQKLQLDAFNLLYVVLTRAVNALFIISANKLDRKGEHNTNSYSGLFIHFLKSIGEYQQDKLSYDFGELIPQTSKKQTSTDQLTIPYIYTNINRPDFKILALAGTLWDEGLDVAINQGNVIHYILGAIFTTADLDRAVQMALQKGLIKEQEVNGIKEIVKKVIFHKDLTQFYQNDVEVLNERDLLMADGTVQRPDRVVLKNNHATIIDYKTGEQNPKYHHQINTYAQSFSNMGYTIDHKIIVYINTEIELDYI, from the coding sequence GTGTCCAGGAATTCTTTTACCATATACAATGCCTCTGCCGGATCAGGCAAAACCTATGCTCTTGCTAAGGTTTACTTGAAAATTATACTGGCTTCGCCGCAGAATTTCAGAAAAATATTAGCTATCACATTTACGAACAAAGCAGTAAATGAGATGAAACATAGAATATTGAACAGCCTGTTCGAGTTTTCTAAAATTACTTCTATTGAAGATGCTAATCCGTTATTTAATGACATTCTAAACGAAACTAGTTACACTTTTGAAGAGCTACCAGCATTAAGCAAACTTCGATTAAAGCAAATACTACATAACTACGCCTTTTTTGATATTTCTACCATAGATAAGTTTACCCACAGACTTATTAGAACTTTCGCGAAAGATTTGAAGATCCCTCAAAACTTTGAGGTTGTTCTTGATGTAGACCTACTTTTACAAGAGGCAGTTGAGCGCGTTATTAGTAAAGCGGGTGAGGATCCCGAGTTTACAAAAGTGCTTTTAGATTTTGCCATTGAAAAAATTGAAGATGACCGTAGTTGGGATATTGGTTTTGATCTATTGAAAATTGGTAAACTGATATTCGATGAGAACAATGCCGAACATTTAAAACATTTACAAGAAATAGAATTAGGCGATTTTCTAAAGCTGCAAACGCATCTTAAAAAAGAAACCAAAAATTTAGAGAAAAAAATTGTAGCACTTGCTACTGCCGCTCTTGACGTTATCACTTCATCTGGTTTAGATTTAAAAGATTTCCCTAGAGAAACCTTACCTAACCATTTCAAGAAAATAGTTGCTGAAAACTTTACTCCTACACAACTCTACAATAACAAACTTGAGGATAATTTAATTGAGGGAAAAATAGTAAAAGCCACCGTTAAAAATGCTCCGGCAGAATTAGCGCCTCAATTACTTCATCATTATCAAGCAATAAAACAGCTTATTTATAAAAGGGGATTGTATGCTAACATCAATAGAAACATTATCCCTTTTGCGTTATTAAATGCGATACAGAAAGAACTGAAGATTATTCAAGAAGAAAAAGACCAATTGTCTATTTCTGAATTTAACACCCTAATTGCAAAAGAGGTCAAGGATCAACCTGCACCTTTTATTTACGAGCGTCTTGGAGAAAAGTATCGTCATTATTTCATCGACGAATTTCAAGATACTTCGCAAATGCAATGGGAAAATCTTATTCCTTTAATTGGTAGTGCCATGGAGGGTGAAGATGAATTGGGCAGTATCGGATCTTTGTTTTTAGTGGGCGACCCTAAGCAAGCTATTTATAGATGGCGTGGTGGTAAAGCTGAACAATTTCTTGAGCTGGCAACACATCAAGCGCACCCATTCACCATACAGTCTGATTTGGTTACGCTACCAAAAAACTATAGAAGTTATGCAGAGATCATCAACTTCAATAACAACTTTTTTCAAAGTATAAGTCCGTTTTTAGAGAATGATATATATCAAGAGTTCTTTAAAATTGGTAATACACAAGAAACCAATCAGAAAGAAGGTGGCTACGTAAATATTTCATTATTAGAAGAAGATACTGATGAGGAATATGCAGCGAACACATTGGCTACTATTCAGCAATGTTTAAGCCAAGGCTATACTTATAGCGATATCTGTATTATTATAAGAAAGAAAAAGCATGGTCTTCTGCTGGCAGATTTTTTAATGCAGCACAAAATTCCCGTGGTTTCTTCAGATTCTTTATTACTAAGTGAAAGTGCCAAAGCTATTTTCTTGGTGCAATTGATAAGGTATATGGTTCAACCTACAGAACTAGAGATCCAATATGAGATTTTAAATTTTCTGTCGGATGGAAAAAAAGATAAGCATGCCTATATCTATGAGAATTTAGGAAAACTTAATACACACCTTTTTGAAACCTATGGTTTTGATGCTTCTAAACTTAGACAAGCTTCAGTTTTTGACGGATTGGCTTATGCCATAAAAACCTTTGACCTTATCCCTACTTCAGATGCTCACCTTTCTGCATTTATGGATCTCGTTTTTGATGTTGAGCAGAAATATGGCTCAGACATGCAGTCCTTTTTAGATTATTGGGATAAAAAAGGCAACTCAGCAAGCATCAGTACACCCGAAAATATTGAATCGGTACAGATTATGACCATTCATAAATCTAAAGGGTTGGAATTTCCGGTAGTTATTTTCCCCTATGCAAATTCAAATGTGTATGAAGAGATCGACCCAAAATTATGGCTTCCGGTAAGCAAAGAAGAATTCCTTGGCTTTTCCGAAGTACTTATTAATAAAAAGCAAGAAGTTCAAGAATACGGTGAAATCGAATCATTGCTATATGAAATTGATCATCAAAAATTACAGCTCGATGCTTTTAACCTTTTATATGTAGTGCTTACTAGAGCGGTTAATGCCCTGTTTATTATTAGCGCCAACAAGCTTGATAGAAAAGGAGAACACAATACCAATAGTTATTCTGGTCTATTCATTCATTTTCTAAAGAGCATAGGCGAATATCAACAAGATAAACTATCATACGACTTTGGTGAATTAATACCACAGACCTCTAAAAAACAAACCAGTACAGATCAACTTACTATACCTTATATATATACCAACATAAATAGGCCCGATTTTAAGATACTTGCATTAGCCGGAACTTTATGGGACGAGGGCTTAGATGTTGCCATTAATCAAGGTAATGTTATACATTATATATTAGGCGCTATTTTTACAACTGCCGATTTAGATAGAGCTGTACAAATGGCGCTACAAAAAGGATTGATAAAAGAGCAAGAAGTAAACGGGATAAAGGAAATTGTAAAAAAGGTCATCTTTCATAAAGATTTGACGCAATTTTACCAAAATGATGTTGAAGTACTAAATGAACGCGACCTATTAATGGCAGATGGTACGGTTCAAAGACCAGATAGGGTGGTGCTGAAAAATAACCACGCTACCATTATAGATTACAAGACGGGAGAGCAAAACCCGAAATATCATCATCAAATAAATACTTATGCCCAGAGTTTTTCAAATATGGGCTACACTATAGATCATAAGATCATTGTGTATATTAATACTGAAATAGAACTAGATTATATATAA
- a CDS encoding superoxide dismutase, with protein MAFELPKLPYAYDALEPHIDARTMEIHHTKHHQGYTSKLNAAIEGTDLAGKSIEDILTGLDMSNGAVRNNGGGFYNHSLFWTILSPNGGGKPSGELAAAIDSAFGSFEEFKTKFTTAAGTRFGSGWAWLCVHKGGKVEVCSTPNQDNPLMPGVECGGLPILGLDVWEHAYYLNYQNKRPDYIEAFFNIINWDEVSKRYASNK; from the coding sequence ATGGCTTTTGAACTACCAAAATTGCCTTACGCCTATGATGCTCTTGAGCCTCATATCGATGCAAGGACAATGGAAATACATCATACAAAACATCACCAAGGATATACATCTAAATTAAATGCTGCTATAGAGGGTACTGACCTTGCTGGGAAGTCTATAGAAGATATTTTAACAGGATTGGATATGAGTAATGGTGCTGTTAGAAATAACGGTGGCGGATTCTACAATCACTCATTATTCTGGACAATCTTATCACCAAACGGTGGTGGAAAGCCAAGTGGCGAATTAGCAGCTGCAATTGATAGCGCTTTTGGTTCTTTCGAAGAATTCAAAACTAAGTTTACAACTGCTGCGGGTACAAGATTCGGTTCTGGTTGGGCATGGTTATGTGTTCATAAAGGAGGTAAAGTAGAAGTATGTTCTACACCAAATCAAGACAATCCATTAATGCCAGGAGTTGAATGTGGAGGTCTACCAATTTTAGGTTTAGATGTATGGGAACATGCATATTACCTAAATTACCAAAACAAGAGACCAGATTATATTGAAGCGTTTTTCAATATCATTAACTGGGATGAAGTTTCGAAAAGATACGCTAGTAACAAATAA
- a CDS encoding amidophosphoribosyltransferase: MSDAIKHECGISVIRLLKPLEYYKEKYGTAFYGVNKMYLMMEKQHNRGQDGAGFASIKLDVKAGERYMSRVRSCQQQPIQDIFAQINDRINSELKEHPEYEDDVALQKKHIPYIGELLLGHVRYGTFGKNSIESVHPFIRQNNWMHRNLIVAGNFNMTNVHELFDNLIQLGQHPKEMADTVTVMEKIGHFLDDAVAKLYKQIKKEGYTKQEASPLIAERLKVYKILRRAAKNFDGGYAMAGLLGHGDAFVLRDPSGIRPAYYYRDDEVVVVASERPAIQTVFNVPYEEVKELDPGAAIIIKKNGTSDIKQILEPKERKACSFERIYFSRGSDKEIYQERKALGKLVFPQILEAINEDIKNTVFSYIPNTAETSFYGMVKEAQNYLNKKKEEQILALGTGITGEQLHEILDVRPRIEKVAIKDAKLRTFITQDSSRDDLVAHVYDISYGSVKKGDNLVIIDDSIVRGTTLKKSILRILDRLSPGKIIVVSSAPQIRYPDCYGIDMAKLEDFIAFKAALALHEDNNSMHIVEDIYKKCLTQVDSHDNDVINYVKEFYAPFTAKQISKKTGELLSPEGINAEVSIIYQTIENLHEACPKNLGDWYFTGNYPTPGGNRVVNKAFINFYEGNNERAY, from the coding sequence ATGAGTGACGCAATTAAGCATGAGTGTGGTATTTCTGTAATACGGTTGTTAAAACCATTAGAGTATTACAAGGAAAAGTATGGAACAGCATTTTATGGTGTAAATAAAATGTATCTAATGATGGAAAAACAGCACAATCGTGGTCAAGATGGTGCAGGTTTTGCCAGTATTAAATTAGATGTCAAAGCAGGGGAACGTTACATGAGTCGTGTTCGTTCATGTCAGCAACAGCCTATACAAGATATTTTTGCCCAAATAAACGACCGTATCAATTCTGAACTTAAAGAGCACCCGGAGTATGAAGATGATGTGGCTTTGCAAAAAAAGCACATACCTTATATAGGCGAGTTACTTTTAGGTCATGTACGTTACGGTACTTTTGGTAAAAATAGCATTGAAAGTGTTCACCCTTTTATAAGACAGAATAATTGGATGCACCGTAACCTTATTGTTGCAGGTAACTTCAACATGACCAATGTTCATGAACTTTTCGATAATTTAATTCAGCTTGGGCAACACCCAAAAGAAATGGCTGATACCGTTACCGTAATGGAAAAGATAGGTCATTTTCTAGATGATGCGGTTGCTAAATTATACAAGCAAATTAAAAAGGAAGGATATACCAAACAGGAAGCTTCTCCACTTATTGCCGAACGCTTAAAGGTGTACAAAATATTAAGAAGGGCTGCCAAAAATTTTGATGGCGGTTATGCAATGGCTGGTTTACTTGGTCATGGTGATGCTTTTGTATTAAGAGATCCAAGCGGTATTAGACCTGCATACTACTATAGAGATGACGAAGTTGTTGTAGTAGCATCAGAAAGACCGGCAATACAGACTGTATTCAACGTACCTTATGAAGAGGTAAAAGAATTGGATCCGGGTGCTGCTATCATTATTAAAAAGAATGGCACCAGCGACATTAAACAAATATTAGAACCTAAAGAGCGAAAAGCATGTTCTTTTGAACGTATCTATTTCTCTAGAGGTAGCGATAAAGAAATTTACCAAGAGCGTAAAGCTTTAGGTAAGTTGGTATTTCCTCAAATATTAGAAGCTATTAATGAGGATATTAAGAATACCGTTTTTTCTTATATACCAAATACTGCCGAAACTTCTTTCTACGGAATGGTTAAGGAAGCTCAAAACTACCTTAATAAGAAAAAGGAAGAGCAAATACTAGCTTTAGGTACAGGTATTACAGGTGAACAATTGCATGAAATACTAGATGTACGCCCTAGAATAGAGAAAGTTGCTATTAAAGATGCGAAGCTTAGAACATTCATTACTCAAGATAGTAGTAGAGACGATCTTGTAGCACACGTTTATGACATTTCTTATGGATCAGTAAAGAAAGGTGACAATCTAGTTATTATCGATGATAGTATTGTTCGCGGTACCACACTTAAAAAGAGTATTTTAAGAATACTAGATAGATTATCTCCTGGGAAAATTATCGTAGTATCTTCTGCACCGCAAATTAGATATCCAGATTGTTATGGTATTGATATGGCCAAACTAGAAGACTTTATTGCCTTCAAAGCAGCTTTAGCTTTACACGAAGATAATAACTCTATGCATATCGTAGAAGATATTTACAAAAAGTGCTTGACACAAGTCGATAGTCATGATAATGATGTAATTAATTACGTAAAAGAATTCTATGCTCCGTTTACAGCGAAACAGATTTCTAAGAAAACAGGAGAGCTGCTTAGTCCTGAGGGAATAAACGCTGAAGTATCTATTATTTACCAAACCATTGAAAACCTGCATGAGGCTTGTCCTAAAAACTTAGGCGATTGGTATTTTACCGGTAACTACCCAACACCAGGTGGAAATAGAGTAGTAAATAAGGCTTTTATAAACTTTTATGAAGGCAACAACGAACGCGCATATTAA
- a CDS encoding PfkB family carbohydrate kinase, producing the protein MGKLLIVGTVAFDAIETPFGKTDKILGGAATYIGLAASQFDVDSAIISIVGDDLPQEYLDLLTDRGIDISGLEIVKGGKTFFWKGKYHNDLNSRDTLVTELNTLEDFNPVVPEDYNDADVVMLGNLHPIVQLGVINQMKKRPKLIILDTMNFWMDNALNDLMEVIKHIDVLTINDEEARQLTGEYSLVKAAQKIFTMGPKYVVIKKGEHGALLFNEDQIFFAPALPLEEVFDPTGAGDTFAGGFSGYLAASDDSSFENMKKAIIHGSNLASFSVEKFGTERMIDLDRKEIRERLHQFKRLTQFDIELQ; encoded by the coding sequence ATGGGCAAGCTTTTAATAGTAGGTACTGTCGCTTTTGACGCCATCGAAACTCCTTTTGGAAAAACAGATAAAATTTTAGGCGGCGCAGCTACCTATATTGGCTTAGCAGCATCTCAATTCGATGTAGATTCAGCTATTATCTCTATAGTTGGTGATGATTTACCACAAGAATATTTAGATCTTTTAACTGACAGAGGTATTGACATTTCTGGCTTAGAAATCGTAAAAGGTGGTAAAACTTTCTTCTGGAAAGGTAAATACCATAACGATTTAAATTCAAGAGATACGCTTGTTACAGAATTAAACACCTTAGAAGACTTCAATCCTGTAGTTCCTGAAGATTATAATGATGCCGATGTTGTAATGCTAGGTAATCTTCACCCAATTGTTCAATTAGGTGTAATTAATCAGATGAAAAAACGACCAAAATTAATCATATTGGACACCATGAATTTTTGGATGGACAATGCTTTGAATGATTTAATGGAAGTCATTAAACATATTGACGTATTAACTATTAACGATGAGGAAGCTAGACAATTAACTGGCGAATACTCTTTAGTTAAAGCAGCACAAAAGATTTTTACCATGGGACCTAAATATGTGGTGATCAAAAAAGGAGAACACGGTGCTTTGTTATTTAATGAAGACCAAATATTTTTTGCACCGGCATTACCTTTAGAAGAGGTGTTTGATCCAACAGGTGCAGGTGATACTTTTGCAGGTGGCTTTTCAGGTTACTTAGCAGCTAGCGATGATAGTTCTTTTGAGAATATGAAGAAGGCTATTATTCACGGATCTAATTTGGCATCGTTTAGTGTTGAGAAATTCGGCACAGAAAGAATGATTGATTTAGATCGTAAAGAAATTAGAGAGAGACTGCATCAGTTTAAAAGACTGACTCAGTTTGATATAGAATTACAATAA